A genome region from Solanum pennellii chromosome 12, SPENNV200 includes the following:
- the LOC107006567 gene encoding WD40 repeat-containing protein HOS15-like, with protein MVKLLKEAFAVVRPLRDSNINTFSGTFGSLFPLNKISRASLTFELLNYIVFHYFSESGFTHQTFTFGYEARINRSTIDGHLVPINALVKIVQKGIQYLELETNLSNDDTDMDEDFKLLEPMDLITKSVDELRRIIKEKKEKAQKKKLRGKGKANADHKREPTRRTEMEKQHKEKEREHDRERSDVMVLEGHTSEVFACAWSPEGSLLASGSGDATARIWTIGDGPFNSTIPNVLVLNHLDSQATEENKDVTSLDWNREGTLLATGSYDGQARIWKRSGELVSTLNKHKGPIMSLKWNKKGNYLLSGSIDTTAVIWNVKYGESKQQFGFHSGQLLDVAWQNNDAFSTSSAESMIYVCKVGENKPVKKFPGHQNEINSINWDPSGSLLASCSDDTTVKIWSMKQDVCLHDFREHSKASLTSELLDYIVFHYFSETGFTYSAFTFGYEPGINRSTMDGLLVPVGALIQFVQKDI; from the exons ATGGTGAAACTGTTGAAAGAGG CTTTTGCAGTAGTTCGTCCTCTTCGGGATTCCAATATAAATACTTTTTCTGGCACTTTTGGTTCATTGTTTCCACTGAATAAAATCAGTCGA GCCTCTTTAACCTTTGAGCTCCTCAATTACATTGTTTTCCACTATTTCAGTGAATCAG GATTCACACATCAAACATTTACTTTTGGATACGAGGCTAGGATCAATAGGAGCACAATAGATGGACATCTGGTTCCTATTAATGCGCTTGTTAAAATTGTGCAAAAGGGTATACAGTACCTTGAGCTGGAAACTAATTTGAGCAAT GATGATACCGATATGGATGAAGACTTCAAGCTTCTAGAGCCTATGGATCTCATTACAAAGAGTGTAGATGAGCTGCGGAGaataataaaagagaaaaaggagAAGGCTCAGAAAAAGAAACTTAGGGGGAAAGGTAAGGCGAATGCTGACCACAAACGAGAACCTACAAGAAGAACGGAGATGGAGAAACAACACAAGGAAAAAGAGCGTGAACATGACAGAGAAAGGAGCGatgtaatggtcttggaaggaCACACATCTGAG GTTTTTGCCTGCGCTTGGAGTCCAGAAGGGTCACTACTTGCATCTGG GTCTGGAGACGCGACTGCTAGAATATGGACTATCGGAGATGGTCCATTTAATTCTACTATCCCAAATGTTTTGGTTTTGAACCATTTGGACAGTCAAGCAACTGAGGAAAACAAGGATGTTACATCACTTGACTGGAAT AGAGAGGGTACCCTGCTTGCGACAGGTTCTTACGATGGCCAAGCAAGAATCTGGAAACGATCTG GGGAATTGGTTAGTACTCTTAACAAACATAAAGGGCCAATCATGTCTTTGAAGTGGAACAAGAAAGGTAATTATCTCCTTAGCGGTAGTATTGATACAACTGCCGTTATTTGGAATGTGAAGTATGGAGAATCAAAGCAGCAATTTGGATTTCATTCAG GTCAATTGCTTGATGTTGCTTGGCAAAACAATGATGCTTTCTCGACCAGCTCAGCTGAAAGCATGATATATGTTTGTAAAGTTGGAGAGAACAAACCAGTCAAAAAGTTCCCAGGACATCAG AATGAAATCAATTCTATCAATTGGGACCCCTCAGGTTCTTTGCTGGCTTCATGCTCTGATGATACCACAGTTAAG ATATGGAGCATGAAACAGGATGTCTGCTTGCATGATTTCCGAGAACATAGCAAA GCCTCTTTAACCTCTGAGCTCCTCGATTACATTGTTTTCCACTATTTCAGTGAAACAG gATTCACATATTCAGCATTTACTTTTGGATACGAGCCAGGGATCAATAGGAGCACAATGGATGGACTTCTAGTTCCTGTTGGTGCTCTTATTCAATTTGTGCAAAAGGATATTTAG